In Rhodoferax koreense, a genomic segment contains:
- a CDS encoding response regulator, with amino-acid sequence MSAPIRVLLVDDHPLVRDGVRMRLQATEHIGVAGEASGVDEALALAAALQPDLVLTDIRMPDGSGIHLAALFRERFPQIRVLVLSMHCDPEYVRRAIDLGVCGYVLKDAPAQQLVQAITEVHAGRRFFSPALHTFLDNTEPPQRSPRSLTQREADVLALLAEGHSNKEIAARLGASIRTVETHRLHLRRKLHIEGRAALVKYAVDYADLAQEPRPQGNAV; translated from the coding sequence ATGAGCGCACCGATCCGGGTACTGCTCGTGGACGACCACCCGCTCGTGCGCGATGGCGTGCGCATGCGCCTGCAGGCGACCGAGCACATCGGCGTGGCTGGCGAGGCGTCCGGCGTGGACGAAGCCCTGGCCCTGGCCGCCGCGCTGCAGCCCGACCTGGTGCTGACCGACATCCGCATGCCGGACGGCAGCGGCATCCACCTGGCAGCCTTGTTCCGCGAGCGCTTCCCGCAGATCCGGGTGCTGGTCCTGTCCATGCATTGCGATCCGGAATACGTGCGCCGCGCCATCGACCTCGGCGTGTGCGGCTACGTGCTGAAGGACGCACCGGCGCAACAACTCGTGCAGGCGATCACCGAAGTCCATGCGGGCAGACGCTTTTTCAGCCCCGCGCTGCATACGTTCCTCGACAACACCGAGCCACCGCAGCGATCGCCGCGGAGCCTGACCCAACGCGAGGCCGACGTGCTGGCGCTGCTGGCCGAAGGCCACTCCAACAAGGAAATCGCCGCCAGGCTGGGCGCGTCGATCCGCACCGTCGAGACGCATCGCCTGCACCTGCGCCGCAAACTGCACATCGAAGGCCGGGCCGCCCTCGTCAAGTACGCGGTGGACTACGCCGATCTGGCGCAGGAGCCTCGCCCGCAAGGCAACGCGGTTTGA
- a CDS encoding cache domain-containing protein, producing MQLRLKLALFTTVPILLALGLVALTVQHQTLKLAHQERELVESAYLHSKETELRHYVQLATSALQQIASNGQPLATQQRQALAVLTSMKFGGDGYFFVYDKDNNVLLDARQMGQAGVDLCDPSSPVGEIPAKLIISTARNGGGMVRYHWQKPSSQQTVPKLAYVTLMDGWDWVVGTGIYLDDVENTLRRIDQRAQENIHATRLRIYAIAAACIVLIGIAGLALNISDHRVLSAKLRRLAQRVVRSQEDERLRVSRELHDGVVQVLVSSKFLLETAQLQLQTPAHPAAAPAEVLDTGLARLNEALVEIRRVSHGLRPALLDDLGLAAALALLTEQAQQHGDCRLRFVLRGDPLTLPTSHSTALFRVAQEALTNAQRHAKASRIDVVLKFSGNRVSLSVLDNGNGFAVRKVQADRRDGIGLRNMRERIEGLGGRFGITSSRFGTRIRAVLPDEEIPGSGWSPMAPTGALPA from the coding sequence ATGCAACTACGGCTGAAACTGGCCCTTTTCACCACCGTGCCCATCCTTCTCGCACTGGGTTTGGTGGCGCTGACGGTGCAACACCAGACGCTCAAACTCGCGCACCAGGAACGCGAACTTGTCGAGTCCGCCTATCTGCACAGCAAGGAAACCGAACTCCGCCATTACGTGCAACTGGCCACCAGCGCCTTGCAGCAGATCGCCAGCAATGGCCAGCCGCTGGCCACGCAGCAGCGGCAGGCGCTGGCGGTGCTGACTTCGATGAAATTCGGCGGCGACGGTTACTTCTTCGTCTACGACAAGGACAACAACGTGCTGCTCGATGCGCGGCAGATGGGCCAGGCCGGCGTCGACCTGTGCGATCCGTCCAGCCCCGTCGGCGAGATCCCGGCCAAGCTGATCATTTCCACCGCGCGCAACGGCGGCGGCATGGTGCGTTACCACTGGCAGAAACCTTCTTCGCAGCAGACCGTGCCCAAGCTGGCCTATGTCACGCTGATGGACGGCTGGGACTGGGTGGTGGGCACCGGCATCTACCTCGACGACGTCGAGAACACACTGCGCCGCATCGACCAGCGCGCCCAGGAGAACATCCATGCCACACGGCTGCGCATCTATGCGATCGCCGCGGCCTGCATCGTGCTCATCGGCATCGCCGGCTTGGCACTGAACATCAGCGACCACCGCGTGCTCAGCGCCAAGCTGCGCCGCCTTGCGCAGCGCGTGGTGCGTTCGCAGGAAGACGAGCGGCTGCGGGTCTCGAGGGAGTTGCACGACGGCGTGGTGCAGGTCCTGGTGTCGTCCAAATTCCTGCTGGAGACGGCTCAGTTGCAATTGCAGACACCCGCCCATCCGGCCGCCGCGCCCGCCGAGGTGCTCGACACCGGCCTGGCCCGGCTCAACGAGGCGCTGGTGGAGATCCGCCGGGTGTCCCACGGCCTCCGGCCGGCCCTGCTCGACGACCTGGGCCTGGCGGCTGCCCTGGCCTTGTTGACGGAGCAGGCGCAGCAACACGGCGATTGCCGCCTGCGCTTCGTGTTGCGCGGCGACCCGCTGACGTTGCCCACCAGCCACAGCACCGCGCTGTTCCGCGTCGCACAGGAAGCGCTCACCAACGCGCAACGCCATGCGAAGGCCTCGCGGATCGACGTGGTGCTGAAGTTCAGCGGCAACCGGGTCAGCCTGTCGGTGCTGGACAACGGCAACGGCTTTGCGGTGCGCAAGGTGCAGGCCGACCGCAGGGACGGCATCGGGCTGCGCAACATGCGCGAACGCATCGAAGGCCTCGGCGGACGCTTCGGCATCACCTCCAGCCGCTTCGGCACGCGCATCCGCGCCGTGTTGCCCGACGAGGAGATACCGGGCAGCGGCTGGTCGCCGATGGCCCCAACTGGCGCCTTGCCCGCATGA
- a CDS encoding Rid family detoxifying hydrolase has translation MVQRKQYRNTSSLIAALAVAALLGGCAVPAKREVLSTTQIYPAIGPYSQMVAHGNTLYFSGVLPLNAAGNAVVGTSIEEQTRAVLDFIGAKLKSQGLGYEDVLSSSVYMKDLNEFAAMNKVYGEYFRTNPPARATVEVARLPRDVKIEIAVIVGRR, from the coding sequence ATGGTTCAACGCAAACAGTATCGAAATACGAGCAGCCTGATTGCGGCATTGGCCGTCGCCGCACTGTTGGGCGGCTGCGCCGTGCCAGCCAAGCGCGAAGTGTTGTCCACCACGCAGATCTATCCGGCGATCGGGCCGTATTCGCAGATGGTGGCGCACGGCAACACGCTTTATTTCTCCGGCGTGTTGCCGTTGAACGCAGCCGGCAACGCGGTCGTCGGTACCAGCATCGAGGAACAGACCCGCGCCGTGCTCGACTTCATCGGCGCCAAGCTCAAGTCGCAGGGGCTCGGCTACGAGGACGTTTTGTCGTCTTCGGTCTACATGAAGGACCTCAACGAATTCGCCGCGATGAACAAGGTCTACGGCGAGTATTTCCGCACCAATCCACCGGCCCGCGCCACAGTCGAAGTCGCGCGCCTGCCACGCGACGTGAAGATCGAAATCGCCGTCATCGTCGGCCGCCGCTGA
- a CDS encoding aminotransferase class V-fold PLP-dependent enzyme produces the protein MNEIQEMSRADARSSAPVQARGLDATGWTAKRRDFLRILGYGAGSMALGPMLAACGDSNAQTTAETLRAQLVQDEAFWTEVQKMFILDPSKTYMNIGTAGSMPKVVLDLFAEENRKKAADSGNGYSNLLAQRQQVAPGFGVDADELAFSANTSSGMCHAILGLDWQRGDVVVTTNHEHGGGDTPLKIATDRYGIEVSRIAMPVGNNQTAATYVTLFDDRIKQLKAQGKRVRAMMWSSPTYKTGTMLPIADLMTVVKAHGLISIVDGAHLPGMMAYNYGELGMDFMSGAGHKWQCGPGSTGILVIRNKIRASNPLPLPKWYPIHTSTYPALERANSATATYDVAASVTSCGSVHTPMFLALVEACAQWDKIGRKKIETYDITMASYLKEKIVERWGVDSLYSPKDDPKLLSALTSFNPFQVKTDVMDATKSNTFVARMLSDYPQHFVVRNANFSVIGAPSDHYGVRVSTHVWHDANDIDLLVNAMWDLSRKM, from the coding sequence ATGAACGAAATCCAAGAAATGAGCCGGGCGGACGCTCGCAGTTCGGCGCCTGTCCAGGCCCGCGGCCTGGACGCGACCGGCTGGACCGCCAAGCGGCGAGACTTCCTGCGCATCCTGGGCTACGGTGCCGGCTCGATGGCCCTCGGGCCCATGCTTGCGGCCTGCGGCGACAGCAACGCGCAGACCACCGCAGAAACGCTGCGGGCGCAACTGGTACAGGACGAAGCCTTCTGGACCGAAGTGCAGAAGATGTTCATCCTTGATCCTTCGAAGACCTACATGAACATCGGCACGGCCGGCTCCATGCCGAAGGTGGTGCTCGACCTGTTCGCCGAGGAAAACCGCAAGAAGGCCGCCGATTCCGGCAACGGCTACTCCAATCTGCTGGCCCAGCGGCAGCAGGTGGCGCCGGGCTTCGGCGTCGACGCGGACGAACTCGCCTTCTCCGCCAACACCTCGTCGGGCATGTGCCACGCGATCCTCGGACTCGACTGGCAGCGCGGCGACGTGGTGGTCACCACCAACCACGAACACGGCGGCGGCGACACGCCGCTGAAGATCGCCACCGACCGCTACGGCATCGAGGTCTCGCGCATCGCCATGCCGGTGGGCAACAACCAGACCGCCGCCACCTATGTCACGCTGTTCGACGACCGCATCAAGCAGCTCAAGGCGCAGGGCAAACGCGTGCGCGCCATGATGTGGTCGTCACCGACCTACAAGACCGGCACCATGCTGCCGATTGCCGACCTGATGACGGTGGTGAAGGCGCACGGCCTGATCAGCATCGTCGACGGCGCCCACCTGCCGGGCATGATGGCCTACAACTACGGCGAGCTCGGCATGGACTTCATGTCCGGCGCGGGCCACAAATGGCAATGCGGCCCGGGCTCCACCGGCATCCTGGTGATCCGCAACAAGATCCGCGCCTCCAATCCGCTGCCCTTGCCCAAGTGGTACCCGATCCACACCAGCACCTACCCGGCGCTGGAGCGCGCCAACAGCGCCACCGCCACCTACGACGTGGCGGCCAGCGTGACCTCCTGCGGCAGCGTGCACACGCCGATGTTCCTGGCCCTGGTGGAGGCCTGCGCGCAATGGGACAAGATCGGCCGCAAGAAGATCGAGACCTACGACATCACGATGGCTTCCTATCTGAAGGAAAAAATCGTCGAGCGCTGGGGCGTGGACAGCCTGTACTCCCCCAAGGACGACCCGAAGCTGTTGTCCGCGTTGACCTCGTTCAACCCGTTCCAGGTCAAGACCGACGTCATGGACGCCACCAAGTCCAACACCTTCGTGGCGCGCATGCTGAGCGACTATCCGCAGCACTTCGTCGTGCGCAACGCCAACTTCTCGGTGATCGGCGCGCCGTCCGACCACTACGGCGTGCGCGTGTCGACCCATGTCTGGCACGACGCCAACGACATCGACCTGCTGGTCAACGCGATGTGGGACCTGTCGCGCAAGATGTGA
- a CDS encoding GNAT family N-acetyltransferase yields the protein MPRIIETSKHWSKPGYATKRPTTSRRGSPSQAISASPLPSKRALWDSAWPQGGQILLCYALPEFLYQGVGRALLGAIELHAVARGDTQLRLESTCTALRFYERRGFSNAGAPISAFGMTAQPMSKCLSDGAQPGTDASPA from the coding sequence GTGCCAAGGATCATCGAAACGAGCAAGCACTGGTCGAAGCCTGGCTACGCAACAAAAAGGCCCACCACGTCGAGGCGTGGATCGCCCAGCCAAGCAATTTCTGCATCGCCGCTTCCGTCGAAACGCGCATTGTGGGATTCGGCATGGCCCCAAGGTGGGCAAATCCTGTTGTGTTACGCGCTGCCCGAATTCTTGTACCAAGGCGTTGGCCGTGCCTTGCTTGGGGCCATCGAGTTGCACGCCGTAGCGCGCGGCGACACCCAGCTTCGCCTCGAGAGCACGTGCACAGCCCTGCGCTTCTACGAACGACGCGGCTTCAGCAACGCCGGGGCGCCCATTTCGGCCTTCGGGATGACGGCACAGCCGATGTCCAAATGCCTTTCGGATGGCGCCCAGCCCGGGACCGATGCGTCGCCCGCATGA
- a CDS encoding helix-turn-helix domain-containing protein has product MSTTADLVLALKKELKSAQMTYADLARSLGMAESSVKRMLAKGDMPLSRIDAICRALKLDFADLARRVADNQPLLAELTQAQERAVVADKKLLLVAICVLSQWTLEQITGAYRLSAAEGIGYLAQLDRLGIIELRPMNRYRLKLAKTFRWRPHGPVMNFFREDAVLDYYAGGFDGPGEGLLLVHGSVSRGLAPAFMERLQRVAQDFAQQHLADQKLAESDREGYTLLLGMRRWEFAAFAALRR; this is encoded by the coding sequence ATGAGCACCACCGCCGACCTCGTCCTCGCGCTCAAAAAAGAACTCAAGTCCGCGCAGATGACCTATGCCGACCTCGCAAGGTCGCTGGGCATGGCGGAGTCGAGCGTCAAACGCATGCTGGCCAAGGGCGACATGCCGCTGTCGCGCATCGACGCCATCTGCCGCGCGCTCAAGCTCGATTTCGCCGACCTCGCCCGCCGCGTCGCCGACAACCAGCCGCTGCTGGCCGAACTCACGCAAGCCCAGGAGCGCGCCGTGGTGGCCGACAAGAAGCTGCTGCTGGTGGCGATCTGCGTGTTGAGCCAGTGGACGCTGGAACAGATCACCGGCGCCTATCGCCTGAGCGCGGCCGAAGGCATCGGATATCTGGCGCAACTCGACCGCCTGGGCATCATCGAACTGCGCCCGATGAACCGCTACCGCCTGAAGCTGGCCAAGACCTTCCGCTGGCGCCCGCACGGTCCGGTGATGAACTTCTTCCGCGAAGACGCCGTGCTCGACTACTACGCCGGCGGCTTCGACGGCCCGGGCGAAGGCCTGCTGCTGGTGCACGGCTCGGTCAGCCGCGGGCTTGCGCCGGCGTTCATGGAGCGGCTGCAGCGCGTGGCGCAGGACTTTGCGCAGCAGCATCTGGCGGACCAGAAGCTGGCGGAGAGCGACCGCGAAGGCTACACGCTGCTGCTGGGGATGCGACGTTGGGAATTCGCGGCTTTTGCGGCCTTGCGGCGGTGA